A single Pseudomonas brassicacearum DNA region contains:
- a CDS encoding fatty acid cis/trans isomerase gives MPYRVLFGSLLLLLCFTAAAGSPAPAISYTRDIQPIFTEKCVACHACYDSACQLNLGSGEGAARGASKLSVYDGERRQAADPTRLFYDASGQRAWQRKGFYSVLDAQGSQAALMARMLELGHRTPLQPNAKLPEEIVLGLNRENSCAMPDQFNEYAGVHPKEGMPLAVTGLTDQQYQTLQRWLAAGAPIDQQALAPSAAEALQVVQWENLLNAPGARESLVGRWLFEHWFLAHLYFKDGEPGHFFQWVRSRTPTGQPIDLINTRRPNDDPGTRIYYRLWPVQGVIVHKTHITYGLSAAKMARIRSLFYSGKWQVSALPGYGPERRANPFSTFEAIPAQARYQFMLDNAEYFVRTFIRGPVCRGQIATDVIRDNFWALFQAPEHDLYITDPNYRGQATPLLAMPGQNDDVGSVVSLWLDYRDKRNEYEALRRDAYADVPAPSWSTLWAGNDNALLSIFRHFDSASVNKGLIGEVPQTMWLFDFPLLERTYYQLAVNFDVFGNVSHQAQTRLYFDLIRNGAEQNFLRLMPADSREGYLDDWYQAGGKFKMWLDYEAIDDDKPTALKLDERDPKGDFTMQLLARYGELNAFPDPINRCDGAYCSRPNIDPALQNAEQALSRLVSRPAAGLKVIDQLPEATLLRIETASGHREVYSLLRNRAHSNVAFLLGEEARYQPGLDTLTVYPGVLSSYPNFMFNIPAGQVPAFVEAMQGAQDAPAFERIVERWGIRRSHPQFWYYFHDLSQYIQETEPVESGVLDMNRYQNL, from the coding sequence ATGCCGTACCGCGTCTTATTCGGCAGTCTGTTGCTGCTGTTGTGTTTCACCGCAGCCGCCGGGAGTCCCGCTCCCGCGATCTCCTACACTCGCGATATCCAGCCGATCTTCACGGAAAAATGCGTGGCCTGTCATGCCTGCTACGACTCCGCCTGCCAGTTGAACCTGGGCAGCGGCGAAGGCGCGGCACGGGGAGCGAGCAAGTTGTCGGTGTACGACGGCGAGCGACGCCAGGCGGCCGATCCGACCCGCTTGTTCTATGACGCCTCCGGCCAGCGCGCCTGGCAGCGCAAGGGCTTCTATTCGGTGCTTGACGCCCAAGGCAGCCAGGCTGCCCTGATGGCGCGCATGCTCGAGTTGGGTCACCGCACGCCGCTGCAGCCCAACGCCAAGTTGCCGGAAGAGATCGTGCTGGGCCTCAATCGTGAAAACAGCTGCGCGATGCCGGATCAGTTCAACGAGTACGCAGGTGTCCATCCCAAGGAAGGCATGCCCCTGGCCGTTACCGGGCTGACCGACCAGCAATACCAGACCCTGCAACGCTGGCTGGCCGCAGGCGCCCCCATCGATCAGCAGGCCCTGGCCCCGAGCGCCGCCGAAGCCTTGCAGGTGGTGCAATGGGAAAACCTGCTCAATGCCCCTGGCGCCCGGGAAAGCCTGGTGGGCCGCTGGTTGTTCGAGCATTGGTTCCTGGCGCACCTCTATTTCAAGGACGGCGAGCCGGGGCATTTTTTTCAGTGGGTCCGTTCGCGCACGCCTACCGGCCAGCCGATCGACCTGATCAATACCCGCCGTCCGAACGATGACCCCGGCACCCGCATCTATTACCGGCTCTGGCCGGTGCAAGGGGTGATCGTGCACAAGACCCACATCACCTACGGCTTGAGCGCGGCGAAGATGGCGCGCATCAGGAGCCTGTTCTACAGCGGCAAATGGCAGGTTTCGGCGTTGCCGGGCTACGGTCCGGAGCGCCGGGCCAACCCATTTTCCACCTTCGAAGCGATCCCGGCCCAGGCTCGCTATCAGTTCATGCTCGATAACGCCGAATATTTCGTGCGCACGTTCATTCGCGGGCCGGTGTGCCGGGGCCAGATCGCCACGGACGTGATCCGCGATAATTTCTGGGCATTGTTCCAGGCCCCCGAACATGACTTGTACATCACTGACCCGAACTACCGCGGCCAGGCCACGCCGCTGCTGGCGATGCCGGGCCAGAACGACGATGTGGGCAGCGTCGTCAGCCTGTGGCTCGATTACCGGGACAAGCGCAACGAGTATGAGGCCTTGCGCCGCGACGCCTATGCCGATGTGCCGGCGCCGAGCTGGTCGACGCTGTGGGCCGGAAATGACAATGCATTGCTGAGCATTTTCCGGCATTTCGACAGTGCCTCGGTCAACAAGGGCCTGATCGGCGAAGTGCCGCAGACGATGTGGCTATTCGACTTCCCGTTGCTGGAACGCACTTATTACCAACTGGCGGTAAACTTCGATGTATTCGGCAACGTGTCCCACCAGGCCCAGACCCGGCTGTATTTCGACCTGATCCGCAACGGTGCGGAGCAGAACTTCCTGCGCCTGATGCCGGCCGACTCCCGGGAAGGCTACCTTGACGACTGGTACCAGGCCGGCGGCAAATTCAAGATGTGGCTCGATTACGAAGCCATCGACGATGACAAGCCCACCGCCCTCAAGCTTGACGAGCGCGACCCCAAGGGCGATTTCACCATGCAGTTGCTGGCCCGTTATGGCGAGCTCAATGCGTTCCCCGACCCCATCAATCGCTGCGACGGTGCCTACTGCTCGCGCCCGAACATCGATCCGGCGCTGCAAAACGCCGAACAGGCCCTCAGTCGCCTGGTGTCACGCCCGGCGGCGGGGCTCAAGGTGATTGACCAACTGCCGGAAGCGACCCTGTTGCGCATCGAAACCGCCAGCGGTCATCGGGAGGTCTACAGCCTGCTGCGCAACCGAGCCCACAGTAACGTGGCGTTCCTGCTGGGCGAAGAAGCGCGCTACCAGCCGGGGCTGGACACACTGACGGTCTACCCGGGTGTGCTCAGCAGCTATCCGAACTTCATGTTCAACATTCCGGCCGGGCAAGTGCCGGCGTTCGTCGAGGCCATGCAAGGCGCCCAGGATGCACCGGCGTTCGAGCGGATTGTCGAGCGCTGGGGCATTCGTCGCAGTCACCCGCAGTTCTGGTACTACTTCCATGACCTGAGCCAGTACATCCAGGAGACTGAGCCTGTGGAAAGCGGTGTGCTGGACATGAATCGCTACCAGAACCTCTGA
- the nfuA gene encoding Fe-S biogenesis protein NfuA, with the protein MTAITITDAAHDYLADLLSKQNTPGIGIRIFITQPGTQYAETCIAYCKPGEEKSEDTALGLKSFTAYIDSFSEAFLDDAVVDYATDRMGGQLTIKAPNAKVPMVNADSPVNERINYYLQTEINPGLASHGGQVSLIDVVEDGIAVLQFGGGCQGCGQADVTLKEGIERTLLERIPELKGVRDVTDHTQKENAYY; encoded by the coding sequence ATGACCGCCATTACCATTACCGATGCCGCCCACGATTACCTGGCCGACCTGCTGTCCAAGCAGAACACGCCGGGTATCGGGATCCGCATCTTCATCACCCAGCCCGGCACCCAGTACGCTGAGACGTGCATTGCCTACTGCAAGCCGGGGGAAGAAAAATCCGAAGACACCGCGCTGGGGCTCAAGAGCTTCACCGCGTACATCGACTCGTTCAGCGAAGCCTTCCTGGACGATGCGGTGGTCGACTACGCCACTGACCGCATGGGCGGCCAATTGACCATCAAGGCGCCCAACGCCAAGGTGCCGATGGTCAATGCCGACAGCCCGGTCAACGAGCGCATCAATTACTACCTGCAAACCGAAATCAACCCGGGGCTGGCCAGCCACGGCGGCCAGGTTTCGCTGATCGACGTGGTGGAAGACGGCATCGCCGTGCTCCAGTTCGGCGGCGGCTGCCAGGGCTGCGGCCAGGCTGACGTGACCTTGAAGGAAGGCATCGAGCGCACCTTGCTCGAGCGCATTCCGGAGCTCAAGGGCGTACGCGACGTGACCGACCACACGCAGAAAGAAAACGCCTACTACTGA